The Euzebya sp. genome includes a window with the following:
- a CDS encoding ABC transporter permease has product MSVPTAIPAPTIPREGLRAALHDSVVLMGRNLRRYQRQPQIAVFIFIQPVMFVLLFRYVFGGSIPTPGVDYVQYLMPGIIVQSVTFATVGTAIGIAEDLKAGIIDRFRSLPMARAAVLAGRVLSDAFVNLLSLLVMLAVAYVVGFRITTSVVQAVAALGLIAAFSFAFAWIAAFIGLALKEPEAVQGAGFVWLFPLAFASSVFVVPATMPGWLTAFATQNPLSRVADAVRSLTVGGHPCGTSADAIDFCTGVQTNLLWGLGWAVVIVVVFLPLAARMWQRLE; this is encoded by the coding sequence GTGAGCGTCCCCACCGCCATCCCCGCCCCGACGATCCCGCGGGAGGGTCTCCGCGCCGCGCTCCACGACTCGGTCGTGCTGATGGGGCGCAACCTGCGGCGCTACCAGCGCCAGCCGCAGATCGCGGTGTTCATCTTCATCCAGCCAGTCATGTTTGTCCTGCTGTTCCGCTACGTGTTCGGCGGGTCCATCCCCACCCCTGGCGTCGACTACGTCCAGTACCTGATGCCCGGCATCATCGTGCAGTCGGTGACCTTCGCGACGGTCGGCACGGCCATCGGCATCGCCGAGGACCTGAAGGCCGGCATCATCGACCGCTTCCGGTCCCTCCCGATGGCGCGGGCGGCCGTGCTGGCCGGCCGGGTCCTGTCCGACGCGTTCGTGAACCTGCTGTCGTTGCTGGTGATGCTCGCCGTCGCCTACGTGGTCGGCTTCCGGATCACCACGTCGGTCGTCCAGGCAGTCGCCGCCCTGGGGCTGATCGCCGCGTTCAGCTTCGCGTTCGCGTGGATCGCCGCCTTCATCGGGTTGGCGCTGAAGGAGCCCGAGGCGGTGCAGGGGGCGGGCTTCGTCTGGCTGTTCCCGCTCGCGTTCGCGTCCAGCGTGTTCGTCGTCCCCGCGACGATGCCCGGCTGGCTCACCGCGTTCGCGACGCAGAACCCCCTCTCGCGCGTGGCCGACGCCGTCCGGTCCCTGACCGTCGGCGGCCACCCCTGCGGCACCTCGGCCGACGCGATCGACTTCTGCACCGGCGTGCAGACGAACCTCCTGTGGGGGCTCGGGTGGGCGGTCGTCATCGTGGTCGTGTTCCTGCCCCTCGCGGCGCGCATGTGGCAGCGGCTCGAGTGA
- a CDS encoding helix-turn-helix transcriptional regulator: MSDRPTTTPPLEDLARLRRVRDRIDRDYAKPLDVDALARGVHMSSGHLSRQFKQAYGESPYSYLMTRRIERAMALLRRGDLSVTEVCFAVGYGSLGTFSTRFTELVGVPPSTYRDRTTRAAEGMPPCEAKRVTRPLRSIRNGEAPAAPADLP; encoded by the coding sequence GTGAGCGACCGACCGACCACGACCCCGCCCCTCGAGGACCTCGCGCGGCTGCGACGCGTGCGCGACCGGATCGACCGGGACTACGCCAAGCCGCTCGACGTGGACGCGCTGGCACGCGGGGTGCACATGTCCTCGGGGCACCTGAGCCGCCAGTTCAAGCAGGCCTACGGCGAATCGCCGTACTCCTACCTCATGACCCGACGCATCGAGCGCGCCATGGCGCTGCTGCGACGTGGCGACCTGAGCGTGACCGAGGTGTGCTTCGCGGTGGGGTACGGCTCGCTCGGCACGTTCAGCACCCGCTTCACCGAGCTGGTCGGCGTGCCCCCGAGCACCTACCGGGACCGGACCACCCGCGCGGCGGAGGGCATGCCGCCCTGCGAGGCGAAGCGGGTCACCCGGCCCCTCAGATCGATCAGGAACGGAGAAGCGCCGGCCGCCCCCGCGGACCTACCGTGA
- a CDS encoding DNA glycosylase AlkZ-like family protein translates to MDGTPLVVDADAVRRHRLRAGHLDRRLPRTADGLRRAAWAGAQDSMPRAALLSLHARLADVDADVLDDPALVQIWGPRHNLYVVAAADLWVFTLGRLPTDSRGRRRAEDTARRARSVLEDLGEVPFATIGRALGIDPNALRYAAPTGTLLVRWDGARQPTVRLAPPPEGDEREARHELVRRYLHVYGPTPPERFGRWAAVGVRQARTTFGELSPDLVRVTTPIGEGWALAADEASLRAPADGEVDGVRLLPSGDAHWLLHGADRELLVDDPALRDRLWTPRVWPGALLVDGRVAGTWRRARTTLDVEPWRPLTDAEREATGAAAAALPLPDAGAISVRWSA, encoded by the coding sequence GTGGACGGGACGCCGCTCGTGGTCGACGCCGACGCGGTGCGCCGCCACCGGCTGCGGGCCGGCCACCTCGATCGGCGGCTGCCGCGCACCGCCGACGGGCTGCGCCGGGCGGCCTGGGCCGGCGCGCAGGACAGCATGCCGCGCGCCGCCCTGCTGTCCCTCCACGCCCGGCTGGCCGATGTCGACGCCGACGTCCTCGACGATCCCGCCCTCGTCCAGATCTGGGGTCCGCGCCACAACCTCTACGTCGTGGCGGCCGCCGACCTCTGGGTGTTCACCCTCGGCCGGCTGCCGACCGACAGCCGGGGCCGCCGCCGCGCCGAGGACACCGCGCGGCGGGCCCGGTCGGTCCTCGAGGACCTCGGGGAGGTGCCCTTCGCCACGATCGGCCGGGCTCTCGGCATCGACCCGAACGCCCTGCGGTACGCCGCGCCGACCGGGACGCTGCTGGTCCGCTGGGACGGGGCGCGCCAACCGACGGTGCGGCTCGCGCCACCGCCGGAGGGTGACGAGCGGGAGGCCCGCCACGAGCTCGTCCGTCGGTACCTGCACGTCTACGGCCCCACCCCGCCCGAGCGGTTCGGGCGGTGGGCCGCCGTCGGCGTCCGCCAGGCCCGCACCACGTTCGGCGAGCTGTCGCCCGACCTCGTGCGCGTCACCACCCCCATCGGGGAGGGGTGGGCCCTCGCCGCGGACGAGGCGTCGCTGCGGGCTCCGGCTGACGGGGAGGTCGACGGCGTCCGGCTCCTGCCGAGCGGCGACGCCCACTGGCTGCTGCACGGCGCCGACCGCGAGCTGCTGGTCGACGACCCCGCGCTCAGGGACCGGCTGTGGACGCCGCGGGTGTGGCCGGGGGCGCTCCTGGTGGACGGACGGGTGGCCGGGACCTGGCGGCGGGCGCGGACCACCTTGGACGTGGAGCCGTGGCGGCCGCTCACCGACGCCGAGCGCGAGGCGACCGGTGCGGCTGCGGCCGCGCTGCCGCTCCCGGACGCCGGCGCGATCTCCGTCCGGTGGTCCGCCTGA
- a CDS encoding serine/threonine-protein kinase — protein sequence MLGPVGDVDEGVPVLEEFTDLVELGSGGFGTVYRAWHDELQRAVAIKVLSRAWDPAGAAARFAREAAAMGRLSGHPNVVVVHDMVSAADGRTCLVMPLLEGGSLGDRIAATGAQPWPNAIEVGVEIAGALQTAHDEGILHRDLKPDNVIFDRYGRPMPADFGIAHLVDGVDQTSPGMVMATVAYAPPEAFDGAEPAPTADVYGLAATLVAAIRGCAAFCDDDPGFSTLMRRLAEEPPPDLVGTGVPRAIADVLHAAMAKDPTERPPTPQALARLLQAGQHAAGLAVTHLPYAPR from the coding sequence GTGCTGGGACCGGTCGGGGACGTGGACGAGGGCGTGCCGGTGCTCGAGGAGTTCACCGACCTCGTCGAGCTCGGCTCCGGCGGCTTCGGCACCGTCTACCGGGCCTGGCACGACGAGCTGCAGCGCGCCGTCGCCATCAAGGTGCTCAGCCGCGCCTGGGACCCCGCGGGGGCAGCCGCTCGGTTCGCCCGGGAGGCCGCGGCGATGGGCCGGTTGTCCGGGCACCCGAACGTGGTGGTCGTCCACGACATGGTCTCCGCCGCGGACGGTCGCACCTGCCTGGTGATGCCGTTGCTCGAGGGCGGCTCCCTCGGGGATCGGATCGCGGCGACCGGGGCCCAGCCCTGGCCGAACGCGATCGAGGTCGGGGTGGAGATCGCCGGGGCCCTGCAGACCGCCCACGACGAGGGGATCCTCCACCGCGACCTCAAGCCGGACAACGTCATCTTCGACCGCTACGGGCGGCCGATGCCCGCCGACTTCGGCATCGCACACCTGGTGGACGGCGTCGACCAGACGAGCCCGGGGATGGTGATGGCGACGGTGGCCTACGCGCCGCCGGAGGCGTTCGACGGCGCTGAGCCGGCCCCGACCGCCGACGTCTACGGCCTCGCGGCCACGCTCGTCGCGGCGATCCGTGGGTGCGCGGCCTTCTGCGACGACGACCCAGGGTTCAGCACCCTCATGCGCCGTCTGGCGGAGGAGCCGCCGCCGGACCTGGTCGGGACCGGAGTGCCCCGGGCGATCGCCGACGTCCTGCACGCCGCGATGGCCAAGGACCCCACTGAACGGCCGCCGACGCCGCAGGCCCTCGCGCGCCTGCTGCAGGCAGGCCAGCACGCGGCGGGGCTGGCGGTCACGCACCTGCCGTACGCGCCGCGCTGA